Genomic segment of Candidatus Omnitrophota bacterium:
ATAAAAAAATGAAAATAAATAACCACGCCTTTACATTAATCGAACTGCTGATTGTCGTGGCGATTATCGGCGTGCTCGCCGCTATTGCCGTACCCAATTTCTTGAATGCGCAAATCCGGGCTAAAGTATCCAAAACCGTGGGCGAGATGCGCAATTTCGTAACCGCCCAGGAGATGTACCGGCTGGATTGCAACAGCTATCCGCCGCATTTCCATACGCCCTGGCAGAACAAATTTCTTACAACCCCTATTTCCTATGTTGCTTCCATGCCCAGAGACATTTTCCTTTCTTCCAAAAATCCCGATCAGCGGTCATGGGTTCTGACATACGGCGGTTATCACCGCGAACCGATCTACAATCCCGACGGCTCTATCATGCACGATCCGGTTTATCGGCTGCAAAACAATCCCGCCGACGTCGAGCGAGCCAAAGCGGGCAAACCCCATGCTTATGAATTATGGAGCGTTGGCCCCAATCAACGGCTCGATTACGACGATTTCGGCGCTCGAGGCTTTCTTTATTACGATGCCAGCAACGGCACGCTCAGCATTGGGGATATTGTTTGGGTAAGACCGTAAAAGCGCTGTTACAGTAAGATAGATAAAAAGCCCCCAAGGATACGCCTAAACCGGGATTCTTGGGGGCTTTTTCTATTAGCGGGGGAATGCGACGTTGCCATCGCTGACTACGCCGTTTGTAGGATCGTAGCCGTAAGTATAGGGCCAATCGACTTCGAGGGCGAAGCCGTTCTCTTTGCTGCTGATATCCGAATCGGGACCGCGTCCTTGGAAGCAATAGACCCAATTCTGCGGCCGGCGGGGATCCGCCATATTGTCCCGATAGACGTTGCGTCCTTCCTGATAAAAATATTTGCCTTCGCCTTTGGGATCGAAATAGGCTTCGTAGAAATCCTCCTGCGCCGTCTTCTTGCGGCTGAAGAAGGGGTCCGAAGGGATGGAGGCGATATAGGCGATCGGCGTCGTCAATACTTTGGAAAGCCCCCAGCTGTTCGTCGGACCGTCGAAGCCGACGGGGGGATAGGCGCCGCGGTCGATCTGATACATCTCCAAAGCGCTTTGGCAGGCTTTCATATCCGCCAAACATCGCGCATATTTCGCCCGGACTTGGGCGTTGAGAAAGTTGGGGACGGCGATGGCGGCTAAGATGCCGATGATGGCGACTACGATAAGCAGCTCGATTAAGGTAAAGGCATTTTTATCGCGCATGATGATTTCCTTACATCTCTATTGGGGAGGAGAATGGAGAAGGGGCGAAACGTTTTCGCCCCTTCTCGCAGCAATTCGCAATAAAACGAATTAGTTCAACATCCAGTCATCGATTCCCGCCGCCGTGGGGCCGGTTTTGAGATTGTCGAAGCGGGCGTGATTGATATTCATGAGGTCAGCCAGGCCATCGCTGAAGCAGGCGCGATAATGGAGACCCGCCGGTCCGAAGGGGAATTCTTCGTCATCCGTTTCGGCGATCTTCTTGCCGTCGACGAAGAACGTAATATGGTTGTTAAGGCATTCGATGCGGAAGCGATGCCAACCGCTGTCGGCGATCGTTACTTTACCGTACTCCGTAGCGAAGCCTTCCATGCGGGTTTTCGCGTGCGCTTTGTCGTTGGAGGGGCCGTATTTGCGGGCCGCGATGTCGCCGGTGTCGGTCTCGAAGGAGATGGCGTAGCCGCCGGAATTGCGGTAGGCGTTAGTGTCGGCGTAAGCGTCTAGCGCCGGTTTGCCGGGATCGTAGATGCTGCAATGGACGCCCAACGAAATGCGGTCGAAGCCAGAGCCTAGAGGAATATCATAACGCACGTCGCAGTAGGCGTCGACTTCCACGAAGTAGTTCGCATCCGTATTGCGTCCGAACGCCAACATATCCCAGCCGTAGCTCGAGCCGACTTCCAAGGCGAATTTGGGACTGGACGCGCCCGCCTGCGAGTTTGGCTGAATGGCGAAAAGCGTCGCTTGTCCGCCCGCCGCGTCGGGGAATGCTACGTCGTAGGTCTTGTCCACCGTAACGTCCATAATGGGACGAACGTCGCCCGCTTGCGCATCAAACCATTCCCGCGCTCCCCGATAGACGATGGAAGCGTTCAATCCGCTTTCATCGAACTGATCCTGAAGTGCGGTTTTTTCCAAGGCGTTGTAGGCGCTGGGAGCGCCCGTGAAATCTTGGGTGTACGAATCGTTGAAGAGAGTGAGCGTTTCGGCGTTCGGCGTGAAATCATAATCCTTCAAAATCGGAATCAGGCGATATTGCTTGCCTTGAGACAGATCGGAGAACAAGTATACGCCGTCAGGGCCTGTTGTGGCGTCTTTCATGGAGGTTTGATCGATGGCGTAGACGGTCACTCCTTCCAATGGCGCATCGCCTTCCATAATAGTTCCCGTCACCGTAGCGGCCGCCGTTTGGCTGACGAATTGAATATCGTCGACGTAGAACTGCGCCACTTGATTGACGGCGTCGCCAACCATCATCAGACCGATCGATACGATATCTCCTTTGTTCGCATCGGGCGCGTCCGTGCCGTATCCGGCGTCCCATTCCTCTTCGCTGAAGGAAGAAAGAGAAAGCGTGAGTTTTTGCCAGGAAGGATTGGTAACGTAATCGTTGGGCAACGCGAAACGAAGCGCTCTACCCGTGCTGTCGTAAAGGAAGACGGTAAAGATCGTTTGGCCGGGAACGACGTCCGCATCGCCATAGAACATGAAGTCCACCGCCGAATAGCTGGAGAGGTTCAGAGGTCCTTCCGGAATCGTCTTTTTAAGGATGTTGTGCCACCATTTTTCCGGCATATCCACATCCATGAAGAGACATTTAGAGCCTTGAGGCGCATTGCTTTGATCGAGGTAGGCGAAAAGTCCATCCGGTCCGCCCGCCTTGGTATAAGGCCAGGCGTCCTTTAGATCGAAATCGTCGGCGTAGCTTTCGAAATCGTCGATGAGGAGATTTTCCGGCTTTTCTTTGAATACGATGTTGTCCACGTAGAACTGGGCAAGCTGGTTGACGTCGTCGGTTACGACCATCAAACCGATAGCGATGATGTCCGACTTGTCAGCGTCGGGCGCATCCGTGCCGTATCCTGCGTCCCACTCTTCCTGGCTGAAGGAATCGATGGACAACGTTACCTTCTGCCATGCCGGATTGGTAACGTACTCCGCTGGCAAACCGAAGCGCATAGCTCGGCCTACGCTGTCATAGAGAAAGACCGTAAAGGAGACTTTTCCCGGAACGACATCCGCATCGCCGAAGAACATGAATTGAACGGAAAGGTATTTGGAGACGTCCAGCGGGGCGTTGTCCAATTCCTTGCGTTCGGTGTTGTACCACCACTTTTCCGCCATATCCACGTCCATGAAAAGGCACTTCGACCCATCCGGCGGATTGTTCTGGTCGTCCAAATAGATGAAAAGGCCTTGCGGTCCGCCCGCCCGGGAATATTTCCAGGCGTCTTGTAAAGCGAAATCGTCGGCGT
This window contains:
- a CDS encoding prepilin-type N-terminal cleavage/methylation domain-containing protein, whose product is MKINNHAFTLIELLIVVAIIGVLAAIAVPNFLNAQIRAKVSKTVGEMRNFVTAQEMYRLDCNSYPPHFHTPWQNKFLTTPISYVASMPRDIFLSSKNPDQRSWVLTYGGYHREPIYNPDGSIMHDPVYRLQNNPADVERAKAGKPHAYELWSVGPNQRLDYDDFGARGFLYYDASNGTLSIGDIVWVRP
- a CDS encoding prepilin-type N-terminal cleavage/methylation domain-containing protein, with protein sequence MRDKNAFTLIELLIVVAIIGILAAIAVPNFLNAQVRAKYARCLADMKACQSALEMYQIDRGAYPPVGFDGPTNSWGLSKVLTTPIAYIASIPSDPFFSRKKTAQEDFYEAYFDPKGEGKYFYQEGRNVYRDNMADPRRPQNWVYCFQGRGPDSDISSKENGFALEVDWPYTYGYDPTNGVVSDGNVAFPR